A single window of Qipengyuania sediminis DNA harbors:
- a CDS encoding DUF2062 domain-containing protein, with amino-acid sequence MTGSRPKTWLADLIRKNMPTRETLEGNRWTRHLAVRHELWRFTRRSVPRGVAVGLLVGIFALIPGIQIVGAALLCVPARGNIPIAAAMTFLSNPATTPLILFISAVIGTFLGFKADTATIYAMIESRASLGEWAGWFFSDAAPAVLVGLAVLSVVAASVGYLLASWIWRPIVARRRKRRLHAALTRHHVPPAARDLNAESGAA; translated from the coding sequence ATGACGGGATCCCGACCGAAAACCTGGCTTGCGGATCTGATCCGCAAGAACATGCCCACGCGCGAGACGCTGGAGGGCAACCGCTGGACGCGTCACCTCGCCGTCCGGCACGAGCTGTGGCGTTTCACGCGGCGCTCGGTGCCGCGCGGGGTGGCGGTCGGCCTGCTGGTGGGCATCTTCGCGCTGATCCCGGGCATTCAGATCGTCGGCGCGGCGCTGCTCTGCGTGCCCGCGCGCGGCAATATCCCCATCGCCGCGGCGATGACCTTCCTCTCCAACCCGGCGACAACGCCGCTGATCCTGTTCATCTCAGCGGTGATCGGCACCTTTCTCGGCTTCAAGGCCGATACCGCGACCATCTACGCCATGATCGAAAGCCGCGCTTCGCTCGGCGAATGGGCGGGCTGGTTCTTCTCCGACGCGGCCCCCGCGGTGCTGGTGGGGTTGGCGGTGCTGTCCGTAGTGGCGGCGTCGGTCGGTTATCTCCTTGCATCCTGGATCTGGCGCCCGATCGTGGCGCGGCGGCGCAAGCGGCGGCTTCATGCCGCGCTGACGCGTCATCACGTGCCCCCGGCGGCCAGGGACCTGAACGCGGAAAGCGGCGCGGCGTGA
- the smpB gene encoding SsrA-binding protein SmpB: MARPKPVTFDKVKTVADNRRVRFDYFVEDTLEAGLALSGTEVKALRAGEATIRESYAEVRDGQAWLINANIPEYSHGNRLNHEPRRPRKLLLHAREIEKLLGAVERKGMTLVPLSIYFNRTGRAKVELALAKGKQTVDKRNTIKERDWKRDKARLIREKG, translated from the coding sequence ATGGCCCGCCCCAAGCCCGTCACCTTCGACAAGGTCAAGACCGTCGCTGACAACCGGCGCGTGCGGTTCGACTATTTCGTCGAGGACACGCTGGAAGCGGGGCTGGCGCTGTCGGGCACCGAGGTGAAGGCGCTGCGGGCCGGAGAGGCGACGATCCGCGAAAGCTATGCCGAGGTGCGCGACGGGCAGGCCTGGCTGATCAACGCCAACATTCCCGAATATTCGCACGGCAACCGGCTCAACCACGAGCCGCGCCGGCCGCGCAAGCTGCTGCTGCACGCGCGCGAAATCGAGAAGCTCTTGGGCGCGGTGGAGCGCAAGGGCATGACGCTGGTGCCGCTCTCGATCTACTTCAACCGCACCGGCCGCGCGAAGGTCGAGCTGGCGCTCGCCAAGGGCAAGCAGACGGTCGACAAACGCAATACGATCAAGGAGCGCGACTGGAAGCGCGACAAGGCGCGGCTCATCCGCGAAAAGGGTTGA
- a CDS encoding succinylglutamate desuccinylase/aspartoacylase family protein — protein MPAMDQPVGLPAPFAIAAETIAPGDRRTFSIPVSRQLTGLSASLALQVLHGAKAGPAVFVSAAIHGDELNGIPIIQKLAQTLDPAALAGTLILAPAVNVFGLANNSRYLPDRRDLNRSFPGSARGSLAAQLAHVFLEHVIARCSLGIDLHTAAVHRYNLPQIRIASGSPYLVELAMAFGAPVIVESPLRDGSMRELAHARGTPMLLYEAGEALRFDRLSIDIGTQGVMRVLAHLGMVEADDGLTSVGIPARANRSVWVRAPRGGITRRLRRSGDPVRAGDLLAEVAGLFGEEPVPLESPIDGIVIGHATLPVVNQGDALFHIAAIDDPEQVDRRIDSITDAIRVSEPQGEAQPLLDEDEVI, from the coding sequence ATGCCCGCGATGGATCAACCGGTCGGCCTCCCTGCGCCCTTCGCGATCGCGGCGGAAACGATTGCACCGGGGGATCGGCGGACGTTCTCGATCCCGGTCAGCCGTCAGCTCACCGGGCTGTCAGCGAGCCTCGCGCTGCAGGTGCTGCATGGAGCGAAAGCGGGTCCGGCGGTTTTTGTCAGCGCCGCGATCCATGGTGATGAGCTGAACGGCATTCCGATCATTCAGAAGCTGGCGCAGACGCTCGATCCAGCGGCGCTTGCCGGAACGCTGATCCTGGCCCCGGCGGTAAATGTCTTCGGCCTTGCCAACAACAGCCGCTACCTGCCCGACCGGCGCGATCTCAACCGCAGTTTTCCCGGCAGCGCGCGGGGCTCGCTCGCCGCTCAGCTCGCGCATGTGTTCCTGGAGCACGTCATCGCGCGCTGCTCGCTTGGGATCGATCTCCACACCGCGGCGGTGCACCGCTACAATCTGCCCCAGATCCGCATCGCTTCGGGCAGCCCCTATCTGGTCGAGCTCGCTATGGCTTTCGGCGCGCCGGTGATCGTCGAGAGCCCCTTGCGCGACGGATCGATGCGCGAGCTCGCTCATGCGCGCGGCACGCCGATGCTGCTTTACGAGGCGGGCGAGGCACTGCGCTTCGACCGCCTCTCTATCGATATCGGTACGCAAGGGGTGATGCGGGTGCTGGCGCATCTCGGCATGGTGGAGGCGGACGACGGGCTGACGAGCGTCGGCATCCCCGCGCGCGCCAACCGCTCGGTGTGGGTGCGCGCACCGCGCGGCGGCATCACCCGCCGCCTGCGCCGCAGCGGTGACCCGGTGCGCGCCGGCGACCTTCTGGCCGAAGTCGCGGGCCTGTTCGGGGAGGAGCCGGTGCCGCTCGAGAGCCCGATCGACGGTATCGTCATCGGCCATGCCACCTTGCCGGTCGTGAACCAGGGGGACGCCCTGTTCCACATCGCCGCGATCGACGATCCGGAACAGGTTGATCGACGGATCGACAGCATCACCGATGCCATCCGTGTGAGCGAGCCGCAGGGCGAAGCGCAGCCGCTGCTCGATGAGGACGAGGTCATCTAG
- a CDS encoding plasmid stabilization protein, whose product MPRGDKSAYTEKQKRKAEHIEESYEARGLPKKAAEARAWATVNKDSGGGNKSGSGRGKKDTNAASRQGGRAQKAGSAEARTAAARKGWETRRRNAASKG is encoded by the coding sequence ATGCCCCGCGGAGACAAGAGCGCCTATACCGAAAAGCAGAAGCGCAAGGCCGAGCATATCGAGGAAAGCTACGAAGCGCGTGGGCTGCCGAAGAAAGCGGCCGAGGCGCGGGCTTGGGCGACAGTCAACAAGGACAGCGGCGGCGGCAACAAGTCGGGCTCGGGCCGCGGCAAGAAGGACACCAACGCCGCCTCGCGCCAGGGCGGCCGCGCGCAAAAAGCAGGCAGCGCCGAAGCCCGCACCGCCGCCGCCCGGAAAGGCTGGGAAACCCGCCGCAGAAACGCGGCCTCGAAGGGTTAG
- the dapA gene encoding 4-hydroxy-tetrahydrodipicolinate synthase: protein MFSGSIPALVTPFRDGAFDEPAFRRLIDWQIENGSSGLVACGTTGEASTISTDEHHRVIRACVEQAAGRVPVIAGCGSNDTAHALMHLRFCERVGVTAGLCVAPYYNRPGQAGLIAHFSHLAENSALPIVLYNVPARTVTDILDETVVELVRRYPTRIIAIKDASGDLSRVADHRMGLDDRFCQLSGNDELWLPHAAAGGMGCISVTANVAPRLCAEFHTAIAANDLVKARALNDRLFPLHYAMFSDASPAPVKYALSRVHDWVRPEVRLPLVECSPAARAAVDAALASAGVL from the coding sequence ATGTTTTCAGGCTCGATACCCGCTCTGGTGACTCCTTTCCGCGACGGAGCGTTCGACGAGCCGGCCTTCCGCCGCCTCATCGATTGGCAGATCGAGAACGGCTCGAGCGGGCTGGTCGCATGTGGCACGACTGGCGAAGCCTCGACCATTTCAACCGATGAACACCATCGGGTGATCCGGGCCTGCGTCGAGCAAGCCGCGGGGCGGGTGCCGGTCATCGCGGGCTGCGGCTCCAACGACACCGCCCATGCGCTGATGCACTTGCGCTTCTGCGAGCGAGTCGGGGTGACGGCGGGGCTCTGCGTCGCGCCTTACTACAACCGGCCCGGACAGGCGGGGCTGATCGCGCATTTCAGCCATTTGGCCGAGAACAGCGCGCTGCCGATCGTGCTTTACAATGTGCCCGCGCGCACGGTCACCGACATTTTGGACGAGACGGTGGTGGAGCTGGTGCGCCGCTATCCGACCCGTATCATCGCCATCAAGGACGCGAGCGGCGATCTTTCGCGGGTGGCCGATCACCGGATGGGGCTCGACGACCGGTTCTGTCAGCTGTCGGGGAACGACGAATTGTGGCTGCCACATGCCGCGGCGGGGGGCATGGGCTGCATCTCGGTCACTGCCAATGTCGCACCCCGGCTCTGCGCCGAGTTCCACACGGCGATCGCCGCGAACGACCTCGTGAAGGCGCGCGCGCTCAACGACCGGTTGTTTCCGCTGCACTATGCCATGTTCTCCGACGCAAGCCCGGCACCGGTGAAATATGCTCTTAGCCGCGTGCACGATTGGGTGCGGCCGGAGGTTCGGCTGCCGCTGGTAGAATGCTCGCCGGCGGCCAGGGCGGCGGTCGATGCGGCGCTGGCGAGCGCCGGGGTGCTCTAA